The stretch of DNA CCCGCGACGTCGATCGGCGGCAATCCGCTCGGCGCGCGTTTCTCCGGCCTCGTGTACGGCGTCGCGCTCGGGCTCACCGTCGCGCTGTATGCGCAACTGCATTACCGGCTCGACGTGGTGCGCGAGCGCAAGCGCGCCGAGCCGAACTTCGCCCGGCCGGTGCAGGCCGCATCGCTCAATACGTTCGTCACCTCGGAGCCCAGATGAAAATCCTGCATCTCGTGTCCACCGTCGATCCGCGTTCCGGCGGCCCGATCGAAGGCGTGCGTCAGAGCGGTCTCGCGATGACGTCGCTCGGCCATCAGATCGAGGTCGCGTCGCTCGACCCGATCGACGCGCCGTACGTGCGGGATTTTCCGCTGCCGCTTCACGCGCTCGGCCCGGGCCGCGGCCACTACGGCTACAGCGCCGACTATCTGCCGTGGCTGCGCGCGGAAGCGCCCCGCTTCGACGCGGCGATCGTGCACGGACTGTGGCAGTACCACGGCCTCGGCGCGCGCCGCGCATTGCGCGATGCGAACGTGCCGTACTACGTGTACGCGCACGGGATGCTCGACCCGTGGTTTCGCCGCACGTACCCGGTCAAGCATCTGAAGAAGTGGGCGTACTGGCCGTGGGCCGAATACCGCGTGCTGCGCGACGCGGCCGCGGTGATCTTCACGACCGACGAGGAACGCCGGCTCGCGCGCGAGTCGTTCTGGCTGTATCGCGCGAACGAGCGCGTCGTGCCGTTCGGCGCGAGCGCGCCGCCGGCGAGCGCCGACGCGCTGCGCGACGCGTTCCTGCGAACGTCGCCGCATCTTCAGAACAAGCGGATCGTGCTGTTCCTCGGGCGGCTGCATCCGAAAAAAGGTTGCGACATGCTGATCCATGCGTTCGCCGAACACGCGCGCGAAACGCCGGACGCGCATCTGCTGATGGCCGGCCCCGATCCGGCGCACTGGCAGCCCGCGTTGCAGGCGATCGCGCAGTCGCACGGCATCGCGCACCGGATCAGCTGGCCGGGGATGCTGCAGGGAGACCTCAAGTGGGGCGCGTTCTACGCGAGCGACGTGTTCGTGCTGCCTTCGCACCAGGAGAACTTCGGCGTCGCGGTCGCCGAGGCGCTGGCGTGCGGGCTGCCGGTGCTCGTGTCGGACAAGGTGAACGTGTGGCGCGAGATCGACAGCGACCATGCGGGCTTCGTCGCTCCCGATACGATCGCGGGCACGCAGCAGATGCTGGCGTCGTGGCGCGCGCTCGACGACTCGGCGCGCCACGCGATGCGCGCGCAGGCGCGGCGCACGTTCGATGCGCGCTTCGCGGTGGAAGGCATGGTGAAGGCGCTGCTCGCGCTGCTGCACGAGCATCCGTCGAACGCGGACGCGCGCTCGCGCGCGGAACGCGCAATGCGGACGGCGTCGGCCAGAAACTAGGCGAACCCACGGGCCGCGCGCGATGCGCGGCCCGTGAGTCGTCAATCGAAGCGCCAGCGAATGAAGCGGCACGGATTGCCGCCGTACACGCCTTCGGCTTCGAGCGACCGGTGCACGACCGACAGCGGCGTGACGACCGCCGAACGCCCGATCGTCACGCCCATCTGCACCACGCATTTCGACGAGATCCACGCGCCGTCCTCGATCACGATCGGCTCGACGTGCAGGTCCATGTTCGTGCGCATCTCGTGCGAGCCGGCGCTCAGGAACGTCCCCTGCGACAGGCACACGTTCGAGCCGATCCGGATCGGCGCCTGGTTGTAGATCCACACGTCCACGCCGACCCAGCAGTGGTCGCCCATCTGCAGGTTCCACGGCGCCTTCACGCGCATCGGATGCACGAGCCGGCAGCCGCGCCCGATCTTCGCGCCGAACAGCCTCAGCAATGCGGCGCGCAGCCCCGAGAACGGCAGCAGGCGATTGTCGAGCACCCATGTCTCCACCACGTACCACGCGGCCTGCACGAGCTTGCCGCGGCGCGACACGTAGTTGCCCTTGCCCGCGAGACTCAGGTCGATCACGCGGCCGTCACGCCGTGCGTCGGTATCGGAACCGGCGTCGGCGCGCGGCTGCGCGGCGGTCGCCGCGGAGGCCGCGGACGCGGCGCGCGGCGCCGGCTCTGCGTCGTCCGGCATCGTCGCGGCACGCAGGCCGCCGATCCGGTTCACCGTGTTCACCGCTTCCGTCATGAACGCTCCTTGCGCGGTTGCGTTGCCCGCCGCCGGGCAGGCCGCCCGCGCGACGCGACCCATCGCGCGACGCCCCCTGCCGCACCCGCTTCACGCGGCCATTATCCGGCGCGTGCCGCATCGCACCGCACGCGTGTCCGACACGGGAAGTGTTTTGGCGGCGACGCGCGAAGCGGCGTGGGCACCATGCACGAATGACGCCGCATCGTCTGCGGCACACAGCGGAGACGCCCATGTGCATGCTCCTTCGTTCGTCCCCGGCGGCCAGCGCGCCGCGCGCCCGCCCGCATCTCACGCAGGCCGCGTTCGTGTTCGTGCTCGCCGCCGCCGTGTCCGCGGTGTGCGCCGCGTATCCATCGATCGCGCACGCGCAGGCGAACAGCGCCAACGCGGCGGCGTCCACCTCGGCGGCCGGCTCGCCGGGCGCCAGTCAGCAAAAGAACGACGACGACCTTCCGGCCGCGACGCGGCGCGCGCGCGCGGACGAGCGGCGGCTGCTCGGCGGCCCGCGTTCGACGTTCGACCCGTATGCGAGCGACGACTCGTCGCCGGCGTCGCAGGAAGACGCGCTGATGAGCGAGCAGCGGATGACGATCGTGAGCCCGTCCCAGTTCTTCGCGGCGGGCAGCATGACGTCCGGCGATCCGGGCAGCGACGGCGGGGGCGGCGGCTCGATACGCCGCTTCGGCCGCGCCGGCAACGCGTCGGACGCGAACGGCGCGGGCGGCCAGGGGGGAGGGTCGGGCGCGTCGTCGCGCTACCGCTACGGCAGCGCATCGGCGTCGCCGGTGTATCGCGATCCTTATGAAGCGCAGCGCACGGCCGCCGGTCAGCCGTACCGGTCGCCGTGGTGAAACGCATCGCGAAGCGCGGCGCGCACCGTTAAGGCACGCGCGCCGCGCCGGTCACAGCCTGCAACGCCTATTGCGCATCCGACTGCTCGATCTCGGGCAGCGCGGGGCCGGCCGCGCCGACCGCCGCATCGGATGCGACGCCGTGCGCGCCGGCGGCAAGCGCACCGACGGCCGCCGCATCGACCGCGGCGGTCGCCACCGCCGGCGTCATCGCGCCGCCCTGCACGAGCGCCGCGAGCCGCGCATCGAGCGCGCCGAAGATCGAATGCGGCGACAGCATCCGCTGCGCGTACTGCCGCGCCGCGCGCCCGAGCGCCGCACGGCGCTCCGGGTCCGCCGCGAGCGCGACGATCGTCGCCGCGAGCGTGCCGCTGTCCTCGGGCGGCACCGCGACGCCGTGGTTCGACACGACGTCGAACAGGCTCGTGCCGGGCCGCGCCATCGCGACGACCGCGCGCCCGCTCGCGAGCATGCCGGTCAGCTTCGACGGCATCACCAGATCGGCGGCGTCGCCGCGTTGCGGCAGCACGTGGATGTCCGCGACGTTCAGCAGTTCGTTCAGCGACGCGGTCGGCTGCAGCGGCAGCACGTGGCAGTTCGGCAGCGACGCACAGCGCGCCGCGAGTTCGCGTTTCGCCGCGCCGTCGCCGCAGAACACGAAGCTGATGTCGCGTCTCGGCGCGAGCGCGGTCGCGACGTCCGCGAGAATCTCGATGCCCTGCTTCGCGCCCATGTTGCCGGAGTACAGCACGACGGTGTTGTCCGCCGGAATGCCGAGCCGCTCGCGATACGCGCTCGGCGCCGGCAGCGGATAGATCGCGCTCGTGTCGACCCAGTTCGGCACGCACACCGCGCGCTGCGCATCGACGCCCTTGTCGACGACGCGCTCGACCATCTTCGCGGAGATCGACGACACGACGTCGAAGCGGCGCAGCAGCAGCCGCTCCATCGCGCGCGCGAAACGCGCCGCGCGGCCGCCTTGCAGCAGCCCGAGATCGAATGCCGCGTCGACCTCGAAGTCCTGGATGTGCAGCCACGTCTTCGCGCCGGCCGCGCGCGCGGCCGCCAGCGCGCCCGGCGCGCACAGCAGCGTCGGCGCGATCAGCATCACGACCTGCGGCCGCCACGCCGCGTGCCGGATCAACAGCGGCAGCGATGCGGCGGCGAAGCTCGCGAGATGCACGATCCGCTTCAGCCCGCCGGGCCGCGACGGCACCCACAACGGCGCGCGCCACACGCGCACGCCATGCCATTCGTCGCGCTGGTAGCGCCACGCGCGGTAACCGTCCTGCACCCGCCACTGCGGGTAATAAGGCGGCGCGCAGACCATCCGCACATCGTGGCCGCGCGCCGCGAGCAGCTCCGTCATTTCCGCCGTATATTTGCCGACCCCCGACATTTCAGGCGCGTAGTTCAAGCCATAGACCAGAATCTTCATCGCTTCATCGTCCTCGTTCGCTTCATGCGGCGCACGGCCGGGTGAGATGAAATGCGCTCAGCCGCCGAGCATCAGCGCGCAGCCGCGCGCGATGTTCGCGGCGGCCGACGGCGGGTCGAAGCGGCAGATCACGTCCATGCAGCGGCGCGCGGTGCCTTCGGCATCGACGAACGCCTCCATCGCCTTGCGCATCGTCCGTTGCAGCGCGGCCGCGTCGCCGGCCGGGAACGTGTAGCCGCTCACGCCGTCGATCACGAGTTCCGGCACGCAGCCGCAGCTCTCGCTGACGACCACCGGGCAGCCGTGCGACAGCGCCTCGTTCACGACGAGGCCCCACGGCTCGCTGCGGCTCGGCAGCACGAGGCAGGTCGCGCCGTAGTATTCGCGTGACAGCGGCTCGTCCTGCAGGCTGCCGAGAAACGTCACCGCGCCGTCGATGCCGAGCGCCGCGACCTGCTCGTCGAGTTGCGCGCGCTGCGGCCCGGTGCCGACCAGACGCAGCCGCACCTCGGGAATCCGCCGGTAGAGACGCGCAAACGCTTCGAGCAGCGTCGAAATTCCCTTCTCCCCGGACAGCCGCCCGACGAACAGGAACACCGGCGGATTGCCGTCGCGATAGCGCGCGCGCTCGACGAGCGCACGCTCCGGCGAGAACGAGCCGGGCAATGCGGCCGCCTGGCACGGCACGAAGATCTTTTCGCGCTTCGCGCCGAGCGACATCAGATACTCGCGGCTGCGTTCGCCGAACCCGAAATAACCGTCGCAGAACGAGAAGAACAGCCGCTTCGCGATCGACGTGTGCAGCCGGCGCGGCCGGTCGCGCCCGGTCGAGTCGCAGAACACCGCGCGCCGCTTGCCGGTGACGATGCACGCGGCGAGCATCGCCCAGTACTCGGGACGGTGATAACCGGGCAGCACGATCAGGTCCGCCTTCGCGCTGAACACTTCCCACACGAGACGCCGGACCATCCGCAGCATCGGCACGTCCTCGTAACAGCCGTCGAACAGCTTCTGCATCGGATAACGATGGAACGAATAATCGACGTCCGAAAAGCCGACGCGGTCGTGTTCGGTGTCCGCGATCTGCACCATCGAATAACGGATCGCGCCCGCCGCCGAGATGTCGTGCAGCGCGGTGAACACGGCACCCTTGTGGCGCGACCAGACCACGTTGTGGAAAATCTTCACTGATGCAGTCATCGGACTGCTCCTCGTGATGCGGGCTCCGCCTGCCGGCTGTCGCTCACGCCGCGCGCGGCTCCCCGTTTCGCTCGACCGTCCGGCGAGAGCCGGCTCGCGACGCCGCGGGCCGGCGCTCGCCGGGCCAGAAAAAGCGGACGTCGTTCAGCCGGTCCCGCGCACGACGCCCGCCGCCCGCAGACACTCAGGCAGCCCGCGCCCCCACTTCGCACGCAGGCAGCGCATGCGTATGGAGGAAATCGTCGTAGGTCCGCGCGAGCCCTTCTTCGAGGCCGATGCGCGCGCGCCAGCCGAGCCCGCCGAGCCGCGACACGTCGAGCAGCTTGCGCGGCGTGCCGTCCGGCTTGGTCGCGTCGAACACCAGCTCGCCGCCGAAGCCGACCGTCTCGCACACGCGCTCCGCGAGTTCGCGGATCGTCAGGTCCTCGCCGACGCCGACGTTGTACAGACCGTCGCCGGTGTCGTGCTCCAGCACGAAGATCGTCGCGTCCGCGAGGTCGTCCACGTGCAGGAACTCGCGGCGCGGCGTGCCCGAGCCCCACACGGTCAGCGTGCGCTCGCCGCTCGCGCGCGCCTCGTGCGCCTTGCGGATCAGCGCGGGCAGCACGTGGCTGCTGGCCAGGTCGTAGTTGTCGTTCGGGCCGTACAGGTTGGTCGGCATCAGCGACACGAAGTGCGTGCCGTACTGGCGGTTGTACGCCTCGCACAGCTTCAGCCCGGCGATCTTCGCGATCGCATACGCCTCGTTGGTCGTTTCGAGCGGCGCGGTCAGCAGGTACGATTCGCTGATCGGCTGCGGACACACGCGCGGATAGATGCACGACGAGCCGAAGAACACCAGCCGCTCGACGCCCGCGCGGTACGCCGCGCCGATCACGTTGGTCTCGATCGCGAGGTTCTCGTACGCGAACTGCGCGGGCTGGGTCGCGTTCGCGAGGATGCCGCCGACCCGCGCGGCCGCGAGCAGCACCGCGTCGATCTGCTCGCCCTCGAAAAATTCGTCGACGGCGGCCTGGTCGGTCAGGTCCAGCTCCGCGTGCGTGCGCGTGACGAGGTTCCCGTAGCCGTGCGCCTGCAACGCGCGCACCAGCGCCGAGCCGACCATCCCGCGATGGCCGGCGACATAGATTCGTGCGTTCCTGTCCATGGCCTCACTCGTGATGTTCGAGCGCCTTGAAGCCGGCGAGCGTGACGAGCGCATCGCGCCGGGCGATCTGGAAGTCCGCGCGCACCATTTCCTTCACCAGCGAATGGAACGACGTGGTCGGCTTCCAGCCGAGTTTTTCCTGCGCCTTGGTCGCGTCGCCGAGCAGCGTCTCGACCTCGGTCGGCCGGAAGTAGCGCGGATCGACGCGCACGATCACGTCGCCCGGCTCGACGCGCGTGTCGCGGCCGTCCACCGCATCGACGACGCCGACCTCGTCGACGCCGCTGCCCTCGAAGCGCACGGTGATGCCGAGTTCGGCCGCCGCCGCGCGCACGAAGTCGCGCACGCTGTACTGCACGCCGGTCGCGATCACGTAGTCCTCCGGCATGTCCTGCTGCAGCATCCGCCACTGCATGTCGACGTAGTCGCGCGCGTGGCCCCAGTCGCGCAGCGCGGACAGGTTGCCGAGATACACCGCCTTCTGCAGCCCGACCGCGATCCGCGCGATCGCGCGCGTGATCTTGCGCGTGACGAACGTCTCGCCGCGCTGCGGCGACTCGTGGTTGAACAGGATGCCGTTGCACGCGAAGATGCCGTGCGCCTCGCGATAGTTCACCGTCGTCCAGTACGCGAACAGCTTCGCGACCGCATACGGGCTGCGCGGATAAAACGGCGTCGTCTCGCGCTGCGGCACCTCCTGCACGAGCCCGTACAGCTCGGACGTCGACGCCTGGTAGAAGCGCGTCTTCTGCGCGAGGCCGAGGATGCGGATCGCCTCCAGGATGCGCAGCGTGCCGAGGCCGTCCGCGTTCGCCGTGTACTCCGGCTCCTCGAACGACACCGCGACGTGGCTCTGCGCGGCGAGGTTGTAGATCTCGTCCGGCGCGACGCGCTGGATCACCCGCAACAGGCCGGTGGAATCGGTCAGCTCGCCGTGATGCAGCTGGATGCCCGGTTCGGGATCGTGCGCATCGCGGTACAGGTGATCGATGCGGTCGGTGTTGAAGAGCGACGCGCGGCGCTTGATGCCGTGCACCTCGTAGCCCTTCTGAAGCAGCAGTTCTGCCAGATACGAACCGTCCTGACCGGTGATCCCGGTTATCAAGGCAATCTTACGAGCCATCGTGCTCTCCTCGCGTGTGCGAAATGGATTCCGTCATCCGACAACCGTTCGCGCCGGCCGCGTGCCGGCGCGAACGGCACGTGCTGCTAACCGCCAATGCTTTCGTAACCGTAGTAGCCGCCGCGATAACCGCCGCCGGTGAACGCGCCGGTCTGCGGCACGTCGGTCAGCAGCACGCCGCGCAGGTTCACGCCGCCGTTGCGCAGCCGCTTCGCGGTCTCTTCCAGTTCGGACAGCGGATGGCGGCCGTGGCGGATCGCGAGCAGCGTCGTGCCCGCGTAGCGGCCGATCACCGTCGAGTCGGTCACCGCGAGCACCGGCGGCGTGTCGATGATCACGAGGTCGTATTGCGCGCGCAGTTCTTCGAGCAGCGTCTCGAAGCGCGCGCTCATCAGCAGTTCGGACGGGTGCGAGTGCAGCGAGCCCTTCGCGAGCACGTCGAGGCCCGGCAGCACCTCGCGCTGGATCGCGGAGCGCAGGTCCGCGCCGAGCAGCACGTCGGACAGGCCGGGCTGGTGCGGCACGCCGAAGTGCGAATGCACGTCGCCGCGCCGCATGTCGCCGTCGACGATCAGCACGCGCTTGTTCACCGACGCGACGAGCGCCGCGAGATTCACCGACAGGAACGACTTGCCGACGTCCGGCCGCGAGCCGGTCAGCATCACGATGTTGTTGCGCGCGTTGTTCAGCGATAGCTGCAGCGACGTGCGCAGGCTTCTGACGCCCTCGACCGCGATGTCCTGCGGCGACTGCTGCGCGAGCACGTGCAGGCCGCGCCGGCGCGACGACACGTTGTGCTGCAGCCGCAGCTGCTGCGAGCTGCGCGGCACGACCGCGAACACCGGCACGCCGAGCGCCGCTTCGAGTTCGTCCGGACGCTCGACGCCGCCGTACAGCGACTTGCGCACGAACGCGACGATCACGCCGAGAATCAGCCCGACGCCGATGCTCGCGACGATCACGAGCACGCGCTTCGGCCGCACCGGATCGTCCGGCGGCTCCGCGAAATCGACGACCCGCACGTCGCCGACCTGTCCCGCCCTCGCGACGCGCAACTGCTGCGCGCTGTTCAGCAGGTTCGTGTAAAGCTCGGTATTCACGTGCACGTCGCGCAGCAGCCGCACCGCGGTCTGCTCGGTGTCGGGCAGCGCGGACACGTTGCGCGTCAGCGTCCCCTGCGCGCCTTGCAGCGTCGCGATCTGCGCGTCGAGCGCGGAGACCGCCGGATGCTTCGCGGTGAAGCGTTGCGACATCTCCGCGCGCTGCTGCTGCAATTCGACGAGCCGCGTCTTGTTGTCGACGATCTGTTGCAGCAGCAGCCGGCTTTCCTCGCTCAGATCGACGGTGCCGTGCTGGTTGCGGAACTTGTTATAGCGCTGCTCGGACGCGTCGAGTTCCGCGCGCAGTTGCGGCAGTTGCTGGTCGACGAACGCGAGCATGTGCTCCGCCTCGGCCGAGCGGCTTTCGACGTCCTGGCGGATGAACTCGCGCGCCATGCTGTTCAGGATCGTCGCGGTCTGCGCGCTGTCGTGGCCTTCGAGGCGCGCGCGGATCACGCCGGACTGCAACGCGACCTCCTGCACGTCGACCGCCTTCTGCAAGCGCTCGACGGTGCTGAACGTCGATGCGCGCGTCAGCGTGAACGGCGTTCCCGGCGGCCCGCTCAACCGGTCGACGCGCAGCGCGATCGGGCCGTCCGGCGTGTTCGCGGCGATGTCCTCGCCGACGCGACCTTCGAGCAGCCCGATGCCGTCCGGGTCGCGCAGCACGAACGAGCCGTTCTCGCCGGCGACCAGCGTGAAGTCGCGGTCGTACAGCGCGGACGGCGTATCGAAGCGCGACACGCCGATCTGGCCGCGTCCCCACGCGAAGCCGGACGGCTTCAGCGACGCCGGCAGCCGCACGCCCCAACTGCCGTCGAAGAGTCCGGACAGCAGCCCGCCGATAAACGGAATTTCGCGCGGATGCGCGCCCACGTCGAGATGCAGCGCCCGCACCGTCTCCTCGGTGACGAGCCGCGACTTCAGCATCTCGATCTGCGCGGACGCGGACGTCTTCGTGTCGAACACGCCGGTCAACGGCGGAAGGCTGTCCTTCTTGTCGTTGTCCGTCTTGTCGATCACGTGGAACAGCACGTCCGCGCGATAGGTCGGCCGCGCGAGGAACGCATACGCACAGCCGAGCAGCGTGACCGCGAGCGTCACGAGCGCGATCACGCGCCAGTTCGCGATCACCGTTTGCAGATAGTCGCCCAGATAGCGCTCGTCGGTGCCCGCAGCGCCGTAGTTGCCGTCGAAGTTGATCGCCATCGTCGTAACCTGTCGGAAACAGAGTCATCCGGGCGGACGCGCATTGCGCCCGCCCACCATTCGCCCGCCGCTACTTCGCGAGCACCGCGCTTGTGACGCCCGCGTTGATCGCCGGCAGCAGCAGGTTCAGCACGCGGTTGAAGCGCACCAGCCCGTTGTTGTCGACGTACACCACATCGTTCGGCTGCAGTTCGAACTGGTTCGCGAGCAGCATCGACACCGGCGACGTCGCGTCGAGATGGAAAATCTCGGGCTTGTCGCTCATCGAGTTGCGGATCACGAACAACTGGCTCGCCTCGGCGGTGTTCGGATTCAGGCTGCCCGCCTGCGACACCGCCTGGGACAATGTGAGCCGGCCGTCGCGCATCGGCATGATCGTCGCGGGCCGGTTCACCTCGCCCATCAGGAACACGCCGTTGTCGTCGCGCGACGCGATGCGCAGCATGTCGCCGTTCTTCAGATAGATGTTCGACGGGCTGCGGCCGTGCTCGATCAGATCCGCGACGTTGACCGGATACGACACGCCGTTGCGCACCAGCGTCACGCGGCTCTGGTCCGCGTTCTGCGTGAAGCCGCCGGCGCGGTTGATCGCCTCGGTCATCGACATCGGAATGTCGTTGATCGCCTGCGCGCCCGGCGTATGCACCTCGCCGTCGATGTACACCTGCGCGGCGCGGAACGACGCGACGCGCACGGTCACCTCCGGCTTCAGGAACACCTCGCTCAACCGGGAATGCAGTTCGTTCTGCACGGTCGCCGTGTTCTTGCCGGCCACGTGCAGCGTGCCCGCATACGGAAACTGGACGTTGCCCGAATCGTCGACGAGGAAACCCGGCGCCGCGTCCGCGGGCCGCTGCGCCTGGGTCGGCTGGCCGACCGCAGCCGCGAGTTCCGGGTGATCCCACACGGTGATCTGCAATACGTCGCCGGGGCCGATCTGGTACGGCGTCGGCTTGCCGAACAGGTTCAGCGTCGCCGCGTTCGATTCGGCCTGCGACTGCGATGCGCTGTTCATCTGGCGCAGCATCGCGAGGTTGATGTCGGTAATCGGCACGTTCACCTGCTGCTGCGGCTCGGTGCTGTACTTGCCGCCCGTTTCGGGCAGCGTCGCGGGCGTGATGATCCGCTGGCCGGGCGCGAGACTGCACGCGCCCAGCACGACGAGCGCACTCCCTCCCAGCAACAGCCTGATCGACGACAGATATCGGTTCATGTTCTCTCCTCTCATTCCTGCCTGACGTGCATGAGTTGTCCGCGCCGCGTTCAATACGCGTTCGGACTCGCCAGCCCCCGTACGATCGTGGCCGCGATGATCCGCATGTCGAGCCAGAACGACCAGTGCCCGAGGTAATACAGATCGTGTGCCACGCGCAGCTCCATTTTTTCGAGTCGGTCCGTTTCTCCGCGAAAGCCGTTGATCTGCGCCCAGCCGGTGATGCCGGGCTTGATCCGGTAGCGGTGGATGTAGCCGGCGACGACGCTCTGATACAGGTCGTCGTGCTCCAGCGCGTGCGGGCGCGGGCCGACGACCGACATGTCGCCGCGCAGCACGTTGAAAAACTGCGGCAGTTCGTCGAGGCTCGTGCGGCGCAGGAACGCGCCGATTCGCGTCACGCGCGGATCATCGCGCGTCGCCTGGCTCACCTTGCCTT from Paraburkholderia caballeronis encodes:
- a CDS encoding glycosyltransferase, which encodes MKILHLVSTVDPRSGGPIEGVRQSGLAMTSLGHQIEVASLDPIDAPYVRDFPLPLHALGPGRGHYGYSADYLPWLRAEAPRFDAAIVHGLWQYHGLGARRALRDANVPYYVYAHGMLDPWFRRTYPVKHLKKWAYWPWAEYRVLRDAAAVIFTTDEERRLARESFWLYRANERVVPFGASAPPASADALRDAFLRTSPHLQNKRIVLFLGRLHPKKGCDMLIHAFAEHARETPDAHLLMAGPDPAHWQPALQAIAQSHGIAHRISWPGMLQGDLKWGAFYASDVFVLPSHQENFGVAVAEALACGLPVLVSDKVNVWREIDSDHAGFVAPDTIAGTQQMLASWRALDDSARHAMRAQARRTFDARFAVEGMVKALLALLHEHPSNADARSRAERAMRTASARN
- a CDS encoding DapH/DapD/GlmU-related protein — protein: MTEAVNTVNRIGGLRAATMPDDAEPAPRAASAASAATAAQPRADAGSDTDARRDGRVIDLSLAGKGNYVSRRGKLVQAAWYVVETWVLDNRLLPFSGLRAALLRLFGAKIGRGCRLVHPMRVKAPWNLQMGDHCWVGVDVWIYNQAPIRIGSNVCLSQGTFLSAGSHEMRTNMDLHVEPIVIEDGAWISSKCVVQMGVTIGRSAVVTPLSVVHRSLEAEGVYGGNPCRFIRWRFD
- a CDS encoding glycosyltransferase WbuB; protein product: MKILVYGLNYAPEMSGVGKYTAEMTELLAARGHDVRMVCAPPYYPQWRVQDGYRAWRYQRDEWHGVRVWRAPLWVPSRPGGLKRIVHLASFAAASLPLLIRHAAWRPQVVMLIAPTLLCAPGALAAARAAGAKTWLHIQDFEVDAAFDLGLLQGGRAARFARAMERLLLRRFDVVSSISAKMVERVVDKGVDAQRAVCVPNWVDTSAIYPLPAPSAYRERLGIPADNTVVLYSGNMGAKQGIEILADVATALAPRRDISFVFCGDGAAKRELAARCASLPNCHVLPLQPTASLNELLNVADIHVLPQRGDAADLVMPSKLTGMLASGRAVVAMARPGTSLFDVVSNHGVAVPPEDSGTLAATIVALAADPERRAALGRAARQYAQRMLSPHSIFGALDARLAALVQGGAMTPAVATAAVDAAAVGALAAGAHGVASDAAVGAAGPALPEIEQSDAQ
- a CDS encoding glycosyltransferase family 4 protein, with product MTASVKIFHNVVWSRHKGAVFTALHDISAAGAIRYSMVQIADTEHDRVGFSDVDYSFHRYPMQKLFDGCYEDVPMLRMVRRLVWEVFSAKADLIVLPGYHRPEYWAMLAACIVTGKRRAVFCDSTGRDRPRRLHTSIAKRLFFSFCDGYFGFGERSREYLMSLGAKREKIFVPCQAAALPGSFSPERALVERARYRDGNPPVFLFVGRLSGEKGISTLLEAFARLYRRIPEVRLRLVGTGPQRAQLDEQVAALGIDGAVTFLGSLQDEPLSREYYGATCLVLPSRSEPWGLVVNEALSHGCPVVVSESCGCVPELVIDGVSGYTFPAGDAAALQRTMRKAMEAFVDAEGTARRCMDVICRFDPPSAAANIARGCALMLGG
- a CDS encoding GDP-L-fucose synthase family protein; this translates as MDRNARIYVAGHRGMVGSALVRALQAHGYGNLVTRTHAELDLTDQAAVDEFFEGEQIDAVLLAAARVGGILANATQPAQFAYENLAIETNVIGAAYRAGVERLVFFGSSCIYPRVCPQPISESYLLTAPLETTNEAYAIAKIAGLKLCEAYNRQYGTHFVSLMPTNLYGPNDNYDLASSHVLPALIRKAHEARASGERTLTVWGSGTPRREFLHVDDLADATIFVLEHDTGDGLYNVGVGEDLTIRELAERVCETVGFGGELVFDATKPDGTPRKLLDVSRLGGLGWRARIGLEEGLARTYDDFLHTHALPACEVGARAA
- the gmd gene encoding GDP-mannose 4,6-dehydratase, translating into MARKIALITGITGQDGSYLAELLLQKGYEVHGIKRRASLFNTDRIDHLYRDAHDPEPGIQLHHGELTDSTGLLRVIQRVAPDEIYNLAAQSHVAVSFEEPEYTANADGLGTLRILEAIRILGLAQKTRFYQASTSELYGLVQEVPQRETTPFYPRSPYAVAKLFAYWTTVNYREAHGIFACNGILFNHESPQRGETFVTRKITRAIARIAVGLQKAVYLGNLSALRDWGHARDYVDMQWRMLQQDMPEDYVIATGVQYSVRDFVRAAAAELGITVRFEGSGVDEVGVVDAVDGRDTRVEPGDVIVRVDPRYFRPTEVETLLGDATKAQEKLGWKPTTSFHSLVKEMVRADFQIARRDALVTLAGFKALEHHE
- a CDS encoding polysaccharide biosynthesis tyrosine autokinase gives rise to the protein MAINFDGNYGAAGTDERYLGDYLQTVIANWRVIALVTLAVTLLGCAYAFLARPTYRADVLFHVIDKTDNDKKDSLPPLTGVFDTKTSASAQIEMLKSRLVTEETVRALHLDVGAHPREIPFIGGLLSGLFDGSWGVRLPASLKPSGFAWGRGQIGVSRFDTPSALYDRDFTLVAGENGSFVLRDPDGIGLLEGRVGEDIAANTPDGPIALRVDRLSGPPGTPFTLTRASTFSTVERLQKAVDVQEVALQSGVIRARLEGHDSAQTATILNSMAREFIRQDVESRSAEAEHMLAFVDQQLPQLRAELDASEQRYNKFRNQHGTVDLSEESRLLLQQIVDNKTRLVELQQQRAEMSQRFTAKHPAVSALDAQIATLQGAQGTLTRNVSALPDTEQTAVRLLRDVHVNTELYTNLLNSAQQLRVARAGQVGDVRVVDFAEPPDDPVRPKRVLVIVASIGVGLILGVIVAFVRKSLYGGVERPDELEAALGVPVFAVVPRSSQQLRLQHNVSSRRRGLHVLAQQSPQDIAVEGVRSLRTSLQLSLNNARNNIVMLTGSRPDVGKSFLSVNLAALVASVNKRVLIVDGDMRRGDVHSHFGVPHQPGLSDVLLGADLRSAIQREVLPGLDVLAKGSLHSHPSELLMSARFETLLEELRAQYDLVIIDTPPVLAVTDSTVIGRYAGTTLLAIRHGRHPLSELEETAKRLRNGGVNLRGVLLTDVPQTGAFTGGGYRGGYYGYESIGG
- a CDS encoding polysaccharide biosynthesis/export family protein, which produces MNRYLSSIRLLLGGSALVVLGACSLAPGQRIITPATLPETGGKYSTEPQQQVNVPITDINLAMLRQMNSASQSQAESNAATLNLFGKPTPYQIGPGDVLQITVWDHPELAAAVGQPTQAQRPADAAPGFLVDDSGNVQFPYAGTLHVAGKNTATVQNELHSRLSEVFLKPEVTVRVASFRAAQVYIDGEVHTPGAQAINDIPMSMTEAINRAGGFTQNADQSRVTLVRNGVSYPVNVADLIEHGRSPSNIYLKNGDMLRIASRDDNGVFLMGEVNRPATIMPMRDGRLTLSQAVSQAGSLNPNTAEASQLFVIRNSMSDKPEIFHLDATSPVSMLLANQFELQPNDVVYVDNNGLVRFNRVLNLLLPAINAGVTSAVLAK